One segment of Salvia splendens isolate huo1 chromosome 20, SspV2, whole genome shotgun sequence DNA contains the following:
- the LOC121780858 gene encoding E3 ubiquitin-protein ligase At1g63170-like: MAFPLLGHHRKSLSSETDLLMEGADSRSDTEHVIDITGSGTASSSNSSHERPSTGLEQQRSEDLPSTSSRVPLYQPQPFTTGGTNSRNSSLSRRESTRSRQRSPLNSGLWISVELLLTVSQIIAAVVVLSLSRSEKPRAPLRAWVVGYASGCLAILPVLYWRFKHRNQSPEQESSQNGQDASLSNNSAGPFTRRSITREDSWTTGTTTRSTQSNGLPNSRLKVFVEYFKMALDCFFAVWFVVGNVWIFGGHSSSSEAPNLYRLCIVFLTFSCIGYAMPFILCATVCCCLPCIISVLGIREDFSQNRGATQDSINSLPTYKFKMKKSKSKEHSNNAPEGGIVAAGTEKERAISGEDAVCCICLAKYVNNDELKELPCSHFFHKDCVDKWLKINATCPLCKADVGDTIFSSLTEATANLHNSTMLYR, encoded by the exons ATGGCTTTTCCCCTACTGGGACATCATCGTAAAAGTTTAAGTAGTGAAACTGATTTGTTGATGGAGGGAGCTGACAGTCGCAGTGATACTGAACACGTTATTGACATAACAGGCAGTGGTACTGCTTCTTCATCTAATTCATCCCATGAAAGGCCGTCAACTGGTTTGGAGCAGCAAAGGAGTGAAGACCTACCATCTACTAGTTCAAGGGTTCCCCTTTATCAGCCTCAACCTTTTACTACCGGTGGGACAAACTCTAGGAATTCATCACTAAGTCGAAGAGAAAGTACTCGCAGCCGACAAAGAAGTCCATTAAATTCTGGTTTATGGATATCTGTTGAGCTTTTATTGACAGTCAGCCAAATCATAGCAGCTGTTGTTGTCTTGTCATTGTCAAGAAGTGAGAAACCACGTGCGCCTTTGAGAGCATGGGTTGTTGGATATGCATCTGGCTGTTTGGCAATACTTCCCGTTCTATATTGGCGTTTTAAACATCGTAACCAAAGTCCTGAGCAGGAATCATCGCAGAATGGACAAGATGCTTCCCTGAGCAATAACTCTGCTGGTCCTTTCACTAGAAGATCAATAACCAGAGAAGATAGCTGGACAACTGGTACAACAACTAGAAGCACTCAAAGTAATGGACTGCCAAATTCAAG GCTTAAGGTGTTTGTCGAATATTTTAAGATGGCTTTGGACTGCTTCTTTGCTGTGTGGTTTGTCGTTGGAAATGTATGGATTTTCGGTGGCCACTCTTCTTCCTCCGAAGCTCCCAATTTATACAG GTTGTGCATAGTGTTTCTGACCTTCAGCTGTATCGGATATGCTATGCCTTTTATTCTGTGTGCTACAGTCTGCTGTTGCCTCCCTTGTATAATATCAGTACTGGGCATCAGAGAAGATTTTTCTCAGAATCGAGGAGCTACTCAAGATTCGATTAACTCTCTACCAACgtataaatttaaaatgaagAAAAGCAAGAGCAAGGAACATAGCAATAATGCACCCGAGGGTGGGATAGTGGCTGCTGGTACAGAGAAAGAGCGTGCAATATCAGGAGAGGACGCG GTTTGCTGCATTTGCTTAGCGAAATATGTGAACAATGACGAACTCAAGGAGCTGCCTTGCTCTCATTTCTTCCACAAGGACTGTGTGGATAAATGGCTGAAAATCAATGCCACATGCCCTCTCTGCAAAGCCGATGTTGGTGATACCATTTTCAGCTCACTCACTGAAGCAACGGCCAACCTACACAACAGCACAATGCTGTATCGCTGA